One genomic segment of Hymenobacter psoromatis includes these proteins:
- a CDS encoding DUF3223 domain-containing protein, producing MRVKLRIGDNEFATKKQALSFYKEILNQYNFGAPLSDEDFWNILDLINYAWFSDIKVENYDSEIVLGSSDEHTDFIVDDIKVAKVQFAAKCFEVFYSNGESQYISYIMLVNRKTYTQEQLFNVACRNSIHDDINRVKQSYFKETAVGSLAKCQETNMASKWEDLVVDHRQPNTFSVILDRFKELHKIDLDGIEYTSANNNMIVFKDLDLMQKFRSYHREKANLRIVRKECNASRASMAHAKRKSKDLIIKQSDQLSLF from the coding sequence ATGAGAGTAAAATTACGAATAGGTGATAATGAGTTTGCTACAAAGAAGCAAGCGTTAAGTTTTTATAAAGAGATTCTTAATCAATATAATTTTGGTGCTCCGCTTAGCGATGAGGATTTTTGGAATATCTTGGATTTAATTAATTACGCATGGTTTTCTGATATCAAAGTAGAGAATTATGATTCAGAAATTGTTCTAGGTTCGTCAGATGAACACACTGACTTTATAGTAGATGATATTAAGGTAGCTAAGGTGCAGTTTGCCGCAAAATGCTTTGAAGTGTTTTATAGCAACGGGGAAAGTCAGTATATTTCTTATATAATGTTGGTGAACAGAAAGACTTATACGCAGGAGCAGTTGTTCAATGTTGCTTGCAGAAATTCGATTCATGATGATATCAATCGGGTGAAACAATCATACTTTAAAGAAACTGCCGTTGGGAGTCTGGCTAAATGTCAGGAAACAAATATGGCCTCAAAATGGGAGGATTTGGTCGTGGACCATAGGCAACCCAACACATTTTCGGTAATCTTAGACAGGTTTAAAGAGCTTCATAAAATTGACCTAGATGGAATAGAATATACTTCTGCAAATAATAACATGATTGTTTTTAAAGATTTAGATTTAATGCAAAAATTCCGCAGCTATCATAGAGAGAAGGCTAATTTACGCATAGTCAGGAAGGAATGTAATGCGTCGCGGGCAAGTATGGCTCACGCAAAACGTAAAAGCAAAGACTTGATAATCAAGCAGTCAGACCAGCTGTCCTTATTTTAA
- a CDS encoding PIN domain-containing protein, protein MQPIPEASSRFSLLRDPADNKFVDCAIAANTACIVSYDGDSRALREVKFPKVLVVDTAGFWELLGE, encoded by the coding sequence ATGCAACCGATTCCCGAAGCCTCGTCCCGTTTCAGTTTGCTCCGCGACCCCGCCGACAACAAATTCGTGGATTGCGCCATCGCCGCCAATACCGCGTGCATCGTCAGCTACGACGGCGACTCTCGGGCGCTGCGGGAGGTGAAGTTTCCAAAGGTGCTGGTGGTGGACACGGCGGGGTTTTGGGAGTTGCTTGGTGAATAA
- a CDS encoding prolipoprotein diacylglyceryl transferase family protein, translating into MHYPVELAWGSFRLPVHLLCEVLAYSLGYRLYLALRARTADPISDQGRQFIFVGAAAGALLGSRLLGLLEHPALLLHPPGGWLYYATNKTIVGGFLGGLIGVELVKKRLGIRASSGDLMVFPLLLGLGLGRLGCHLSGLQDGTFGTPTRLPWGVDFGDGIARHPTNLYEILFLAALALLLLGLGRLPNGRRFGLFLAAYLLFRLLVEFLKPTPAAVVGLTAIQWACVAGLGYYVWLWTRRRTDAALEVS; encoded by the coding sequence ATGCACTACCCCGTTGAATTAGCCTGGGGCTCTTTCCGCCTACCCGTGCATTTGCTGTGCGAGGTGCTGGCCTACTCGCTGGGCTACCGCCTCTACCTGGCCCTGCGCGCCCGCACCGCCGACCCCATCAGCGACCAGGGCCGGCAGTTCATTTTTGTGGGCGCGGCGGCCGGCGCGCTGCTCGGCTCGCGCCTGCTGGGGCTGCTAGAGCACCCCGCCCTGCTGCTGCACCCGCCCGGCGGCTGGCTCTACTACGCCACCAACAAAACCATCGTGGGCGGCTTCCTAGGCGGTTTAATCGGCGTAGAGTTGGTGAAAAAGCGCCTGGGCATCCGGGCCAGCAGCGGCGACCTCATGGTGTTTCCGCTGCTGCTGGGCCTGGGGCTGGGCCGGCTGGGCTGCCACCTCAGCGGCTTGCAGGATGGCACCTTTGGCACGCCCACCCGCCTGCCCTGGGGCGTGGACTTTGGCGACGGCATCGCGCGTCACCCCACCAACCTCTACGAAATCCTGTTTCTGGCCGCGCTGGCGCTGCTGCTCTTGGGCCTGGGTCGCCTGCCCAACGGCCGCCGCTTCGGGCTGTTTCTGGCTGCCTACCTGCTGTTTCGGCTGCTGGTCGAGTTCCTCAAGCCTACCCCCGCCGCGGTGGTTGGGCTCACTGCCATTCAGTGGGCCTGCGTGGCGGGGTTGGGGTATTATGTTTGGCTCTGGACGCGGCGGCGAACCGATGCCGCGCTGGAAGTATCTTAG
- a CDS encoding xanthine dehydrogenase family protein molybdopterin-binding subunit, producing MQTPAIGQPRPRVDGRLKVTGQARYAAEHPVSGCVHGVLVTSPIATGRITHLDSAEAAQAPGVLAIVSHLNSPKVPGYENPQPDARVVGQQFRVFFDAEIYYSNQPVALAIASTLEQAQYAATLVRVQYAPAASQTDITQNLAHAYSPKKSEDYTRGQPLAYQTAPVQIAHEYQTPLQVHNPMEMHAAIAEWQGNHLTVWNKTQAPTLAQQDLMKLWNLPQASVRVHSPFVGGAFGGASRIWPPEMAAMLGAKVVGRPVKVLNQRRHEFNMVGHRPRSVQRVALGAQADGTLVGISHEAFGLTSRYEQFTERILHPTKSGYACPNAQLTYRLVPLDLSTPCWTRGPGETTGSFALESAMDELSYALKMDPLALRLQNFAAVDPEGDKPWSSNYLRECYAQGAAKFGWEKRAPTPAATRDGGWLVGQGLAMGIYHASRAKASARVRLLPDGTLLVQSATADVGPGTATVMTQIAADASGVAAENIRFELGDSALPPAPGQFGSHTVASVGAAVHAACGALRQQLINLAFSAPGSPFAKAKIADMVAENGAVRLVTQPAISLRYGEVLRRAGQPALEVTHESAAVPEQGSQSSKSFCASFVEVRVHASTGEVRVSRVVSAVDAGRIINSQTARSQVYGAITWGLGLALLEEAVLDHRFGRITNADLASYHVPTHADMPPAIDVIFIDKPDTYLDPMGAKGLGEIGIVGFSAAVANAVFHATGKRVRELPITPDKLLGAG from the coding sequence ATGCAAACCCCCGCCATAGGCCAGCCCCGCCCCCGCGTAGACGGCCGCCTAAAAGTAACCGGCCAGGCCCGCTACGCCGCCGAGCACCCGGTGTCGGGCTGCGTGCACGGCGTGCTGGTTACCAGCCCAATAGCCACCGGCCGCATCACGCACCTCGATAGTGCCGAGGCCGCCCAAGCGCCCGGCGTGCTGGCCATCGTCTCGCACCTCAACTCGCCTAAGGTGCCCGGCTACGAAAACCCGCAGCCCGACGCGCGGGTGGTGGGCCAGCAATTCCGAGTATTTTTCGACGCTGAAATTTACTACAGCAACCAGCCCGTGGCGCTGGCCATTGCCAGCACGCTGGAGCAGGCACAGTATGCCGCCACGCTGGTGCGCGTGCAATATGCGCCTGCCGCATCGCAAACCGATATTACCCAGAATCTGGCCCACGCCTACTCTCCTAAAAAGAGCGAGGACTACACCCGCGGCCAGCCCCTGGCCTACCAAACGGCCCCCGTGCAAATAGCCCACGAGTATCAGACGCCGCTGCAAGTGCACAACCCGATGGAAATGCATGCTGCCATTGCCGAGTGGCAGGGTAATCACTTGACGGTCTGGAATAAAACCCAGGCCCCGACGCTGGCCCAGCAGGATTTGATGAAGCTCTGGAACCTGCCCCAGGCGAGCGTGCGGGTGCATTCGCCATTCGTGGGCGGGGCGTTTGGGGGCGCGTCGCGCATCTGGCCGCCCGAGATGGCGGCCATGCTGGGCGCAAAGGTGGTGGGCCGGCCGGTGAAGGTGCTCAACCAGCGCAGGCACGAGTTTAATATGGTGGGCCACCGGCCGCGCTCGGTGCAGCGCGTGGCGCTGGGCGCGCAGGCCGATGGCACGCTGGTAGGCATTTCGCACGAGGCGTTCGGGCTGACGTCGCGCTATGAGCAGTTCACCGAGCGCATCCTGCACCCCACTAAGTCGGGCTACGCCTGCCCCAACGCCCAGCTAACCTACCGCCTCGTGCCCCTCGACCTGAGCACGCCCTGCTGGACGCGCGGCCCCGGCGAAACCACCGGCTCCTTCGCCCTCGAATCGGCGATGGACGAGCTTTCTTACGCTCTCAAAATGGACCCGCTGGCGTTGCGGCTCCAGAATTTCGCTGCCGTGGACCCCGAGGGCGATAAGCCCTGGAGCAGCAACTATCTGCGCGAGTGCTACGCCCAGGGAGCCGCGAAATTTGGCTGGGAGAAGCGCGCCCCTACCCCCGCCGCCACCCGCGACGGCGGCTGGCTGGTGGGCCAGGGCCTGGCGATGGGCATCTACCACGCCTCGCGAGCCAAGGCCAGCGCCCGCGTCCGCCTGCTGCCCGATGGCACCCTGCTGGTGCAGAGCGCCACCGCCGACGTAGGCCCCGGCACCGCCACCGTGATGACCCAGATTGCGGCCGATGCGAGTGGTGTAGCTGCCGAAAATATCCGCTTCGAGCTGGGCGACTCGGCCCTACCCCCCGCGCCCGGCCAGTTTGGCTCGCACACGGTGGCCTCGGTGGGCGCGGCCGTGCACGCCGCGTGCGGGGCGCTCCGGCAGCAGCTTATCAACCTGGCCTTTAGCGCGCCCGGCTCGCCCTTCGCCAAGGCTAAAATTGCGGATATGGTGGCCGAAAACGGGGCCGTGCGTCTGGTCACGCAGCCCGCCATTAGCCTCCGCTACGGCGAGGTGCTGCGCCGGGCGGGCCAGCCGGCGCTGGAGGTCACGCACGAGTCGGCGGCGGTGCCGGAGCAAGGTTCGCAGTCAAGCAAGTCGTTCTGCGCCAGCTTTGTGGAGGTGCGCGTGCATGCCAGCACTGGCGAGGTGCGCGTGAGCCGCGTGGTGTCAGCCGTGGATGCGGGCCGCATCATCAACTCCCAAACGGCCCGCAGCCAGGTGTACGGGGCCATTACCTGGGGCCTGGGCCTGGCGCTGCTGGAAGAGGCCGTGCTCGACCATCGCTTCGGCCGCATCACCAACGCCGACCTGGCCAGCTACCACGTGCCCACCCACGCCGATATGCCGCCGGCCATCGACGTGATTTTCATCGATAAGCCCGACACCTACCTCGACCCGATGGGCGCGAAGGGCCTGGGCGAAATCGGCATCGTGGGCTTCAGCGCCGCCGTGGCGAATGCCGTGTTTCACGCCACCGGCAAGCGGGTGCGCGAGCTGCCCATCACGCCCGATAAGCTGCTGGGAGCGGGGTAG
- a CDS encoding 2'-5' RNA ligase family protein, protein MNLHAHYDALHAAALPPLRQGRAAPDLLLDSPHDTRRGVTLLARPSAAIAAHIGEVLAEFQQVAPEQYYYPASDLHLTILSIISCYAGFTLPDIDPTPYAELVAAALRGAAPFRIRLAGLAASPAGVLVRGFPEGNGLAPLRDELRRVFRASGLQQSIDQRYSIQTAHCTVLRFRGPLPDADPLLRVLAAYRAYPFGTLEVHDLELVFNDWYQRAAHTVLLKKYQL, encoded by the coding sequence ATGAACCTGCACGCCCACTACGATGCCCTGCACGCGGCCGCCCTACCCCCCCTGCGGCAAGGCAGGGCCGCGCCTGACCTCCTGCTCGACTCGCCCCACGATACCCGCCGGGGCGTCACGCTGCTGGCCCGCCCATCGGCAGCTATCGCGGCGCATATCGGCGAGGTACTAGCTGAATTTCAGCAGGTTGCGCCCGAGCAATATTATTACCCGGCTTCCGACCTGCACCTCACCATCTTATCCATTATTTCCTGCTACGCGGGGTTCACGCTGCCCGATATCGACCCTACCCCCTACGCAGAGCTGGTAGCCGCGGCGCTCCGGGGCGCGGCTCCGTTTCGCATCCGGCTGGCGGGCCTGGCGGCCTCACCGGCCGGCGTGCTGGTGCGGGGCTTCCCGGAGGGCAACGGGCTGGCGCCACTGCGCGATGAGCTGCGCCGGGTGTTTCGCGCCTCGGGATTGCAACAGTCTATTGACCAGCGGTATAGCATCCAAACGGCGCACTGCACCGTGCTGCGGTTTCGGGGGCCGCTGCCCGATGCCGACCCGCTGCTGCGGGTGCTGGCTGCCTACCGCGCCTACCCCTTCGGCACGCTGGAGGTGCATGACTTGGAGCTGGTATTTAATGACTGGTACCAGCGGGCGGCCCACACGGTGCTGCTGAAAAAATATCAGCTGTAA
- a CDS encoding SDR family NAD(P)-dependent oxidoreductase, whose translation MAKDLFQRQAPFEVFDEIKAQDLQIDVLVNDAGKGQYGEFTDTDINRELDIIQLNIGAYLTFTKLYLKEMVARNDGKILFVSSIAGKLLGPLQAVYYGTKAFVASFCECYSEREQGPPRHHHGLGAGPDRHRLFQQSRHDAG comes from the coding sequence ATTGCCAAAGACCTATTTCAGCGCCAGGCTCCATTTGAGGTCTTTGACGAAATCAAGGCCCAGGACCTGCAAATTGACGTGCTGGTGAACGACGCCGGCAAGGGCCAATACGGCGAGTTTACGGACACCGACATCAACCGCGAGCTGGATATTATTCAACTCAATATCGGGGCCTACCTCACGTTTACCAAGCTCTATTTGAAGGAGATGGTGGCCCGCAACGACGGCAAAATTCTGTTCGTGTCGAGCATTGCTGGCAAGCTGCTGGGGCCGCTACAAGCCGTGTACTACGGCACCAAAGCTTTCGTAGCCTCGTTTTGTGAATGCTATTCAGAACGGGAACAAGGACCGCCACGTCACCATCACGGCCTTGGAGCCGGGCCTGACCGACACCGACTTTTTCAACAAAGCCGACATGACGCGGGCTAA
- a CDS encoding TolC family protein, whose amino-acid sequence MALLVCEPGRLWAQDRPTPPPPPGPLTLAQCLGYALVYQPLVRQARLDEGIADANNRVALAAWLPQVTASGTAQHYFGLPFTVFPDPTTGISTPRQLGVKNVTTVGLAGTQVIYNNDVNLAARQARYNRLAAGQNTIFTKIGTVSDASKAFYDVLLSQRQLAVFDEDIRRLQRNFTDARNRFEAGIVDKTDYLQAEISLNNSLAGRKQALEAVRSKTSYLQQLIGLPADRLIELKYDTLQLEQEAVVDTLEHLDPANRIELQQVMTQKTLQGYNINYYRYGFLPAFSAFGNYNAVYQNNLVSEQYQSRFPNSYTGVQLALPLFTGFRRTQNLRRAHLLDQRIDQDLLGTRNQITTEYATALANYKGYYEAYVRGHRNLELSKEVYKVIDIQYRAGIKAYLDLLVAQTTLRTSQLNYYSALFQVLTSKVELLRTQGTLPTNY is encoded by the coding sequence ATGGCGTTGCTAGTATGCGAGCCGGGCCGGCTATGGGCCCAGGACCGCCCTACCCCCCCTCCCCCGCCGGGACCCCTGACCCTGGCGCAGTGCCTGGGCTACGCGCTGGTCTACCAGCCCCTGGTACGCCAAGCCCGCCTCGATGAGGGTATCGCCGATGCCAACAACCGCGTGGCACTGGCAGCCTGGCTACCGCAGGTAACGGCCAGCGGCACGGCGCAGCACTACTTCGGGCTGCCCTTCACGGTGTTCCCCGACCCCACCACGGGCATCAGTACACCGCGGCAGCTGGGGGTGAAAAACGTGACGACCGTGGGCCTGGCTGGCACGCAGGTTATCTACAACAACGACGTGAACCTGGCTGCCCGCCAGGCGCGCTACAACCGGCTGGCAGCGGGTCAGAATACGATTTTTACTAAAATCGGAACCGTCTCGGATGCTAGCAAGGCGTTTTACGACGTGCTGCTGTCGCAGCGCCAGCTAGCGGTGTTTGACGAGGATATCCGGCGGCTGCAACGCAACTTCACCGATGCCCGCAACCGCTTTGAGGCCGGCATTGTGGACAAGACGGACTACCTGCAGGCCGAGATTTCGCTGAATAACTCGCTGGCCGGCCGCAAGCAGGCCCTGGAGGCTGTGCGGTCCAAAACGTCTTACCTCCAGCAGCTTATCGGCCTACCCGCCGACCGGCTTATCGAGCTGAAGTACGACACCTTGCAGCTGGAGCAGGAGGCCGTGGTGGATACCCTGGAGCACCTCGACCCCGCTAACCGCATTGAGCTGCAACAGGTAATGACCCAGAAAACCTTGCAGGGCTACAATATTAATTACTATCGCTACGGGTTTTTACCCGCGTTTTCGGCCTTCGGCAATTACAATGCGGTGTACCAGAACAACTTGGTGAGCGAACAGTACCAGTCGCGTTTTCCCAACTCCTACACCGGCGTGCAGCTGGCCCTACCCCTCTTCACGGGCTTTCGGCGCACCCAGAACCTGCGCCGCGCGCACTTGCTCGACCAGCGCATCGACCAGGATTTGCTCGGCACCCGCAACCAGATAACCACCGAGTATGCCACAGCCCTGGCCAACTATAAGGGCTACTACGAAGCCTACGTGCGTGGCCACCGCAACCTGGAATTATCCAAAGAAGTGTACAAGGTGATTGATATTCAGTATCGGGCAGGCATTAAGGCGTACCTCGACCTGCTGGTGGCCCAAACCACGCTGCGCACCTCGCAGCTCAACTATTACAGCGCACTCTTCCAGGTCCTCACCAGCAAGGTTGAGCTGCTGCGCACGCAGGGTACGCTACCTACTAACTATTAG
- a CDS encoding efflux RND transporter periplasmic adaptor subunit, giving the protein MPSNYLAPCAILGLLAGAACGKKDDAKQNAAPPPTPVSVVEAHTTDAVYYDQYPATAVALKSVELRAQITGFITGLSFKEGDLVPAGKVLYEIDKRQYADAYRQAVANLRSAQATAQNAQVNQARYQQLLQQEAVARQLAENAVTTASTSSSQVAAAQAGVSLARTNLAFATIKAPFAGRIGISQVRLGSQVAAGTTVLNTISTENPMGVDFAVTETDIPRFLALQRKKGGVGDSTLRFVLPGGQPYGQPGRIQTIDRAVDPQTGTITVRVVFANPARRIKAGLSGVLKVLNTDSGHHLVIPNRAIVEQMGESFVYVALGDSTKQRKVQLGPRLRDEIVVLNGIKAGDKVVTDGVQKLRDGAKIQITAPGAPVAGPASPAAK; this is encoded by the coding sequence ATGCCTTCCAACTACCTAGCCCCGTGCGCTATCCTGGGCCTGCTGGCCGGGGCCGCGTGCGGCAAAAAAGACGACGCCAAGCAGAACGCGGCCCCGCCCCCTACCCCCGTGAGCGTGGTGGAGGCGCACACCACTGATGCCGTGTACTACGACCAGTATCCGGCCACGGCGGTGGCCCTCAAGAGCGTGGAATTGCGTGCGCAGATAACTGGCTTCATCACGGGGCTCTCCTTTAAGGAGGGCGACCTGGTGCCGGCGGGCAAGGTGCTGTATGAGATTGACAAGCGTCAGTATGCGGATGCCTACCGGCAGGCGGTGGCCAACCTGCGTAGCGCCCAGGCTACGGCTCAGAACGCGCAAGTGAACCAGGCCCGCTACCAGCAGCTGCTGCAACAGGAAGCCGTGGCCCGGCAGCTAGCCGAAAACGCCGTGACCACCGCCAGTACCAGCAGCAGCCAGGTGGCTGCGGCCCAGGCCGGCGTGAGCCTGGCGCGTACCAACCTGGCTTTCGCCACCATCAAAGCGCCGTTCGCGGGGCGCATCGGCATCTCGCAGGTGCGGCTGGGCTCGCAGGTAGCAGCAGGCACCACAGTGCTGAACACGATTTCGACCGAAAACCCGATGGGGGTGGACTTTGCGGTGACGGAAACGGACATTCCGCGCTTCCTGGCTTTGCAGCGTAAGAAAGGGGGGGTAGGCGACTCAACGCTGCGCTTCGTGCTGCCCGGCGGCCAGCCGTATGGGCAGCCGGGCCGCATCCAGACTATTGACCGGGCCGTGGACCCGCAAACCGGGACCATCACGGTGCGCGTGGTTTTTGCCAACCCTGCGCGCCGTATCAAAGCTGGCCTGAGCGGCGTGCTGAAAGTGCTGAATACCGATTCGGGCCACCACCTGGTTATCCCCAACCGGGCCATCGTGGAGCAGATGGGCGAGAGCTTCGTGTACGTGGCTCTCGGCGACAGCACCAAACAGCGCAAGGTGCAACTTGGCCCCCGCCTGCGCGACGAAATAGTGGTACTGAACGGCATCAAGGCGGGCGACAAAGTAGTGACCGACGGCGTGCAGAAGCTGCGCGACGGGGCCAAAATTCAAATAACCGCGCCGGGCGCGCCCGTGGCCGGTCCGGCTAGTCCGGCCGCTAAGTAA
- a CDS encoding efflux RND transporter permease subunit has protein sequence MIAETFIRRPVTAIVASLVIVLVGLLAMRSLPIGQYPEITPPTVSVTGTYIGADAQTVEQTVATPVEVQVNGTPGMTYLQSNSTSNGQMAMTVNFDVGTDINIAALDVQNRVGIATPTLPQEVQRLGLTVRKRNPSILMLVAMFAPKGSHNTTFLDNYANVFIKDALLRTKGVGDIVSRADDFSMRIWLKPDKLAALGITAADIQAALNEQNAQIAAGSVGAPPAQKGQSFEYIVTVQGRLATVEQFGNVIVKTRPTDGSLVYLKDVARIELGKFNYANNSYVDGKRAAYLLVYQAPGANALETYDNVLATMDQLKKQFPADLDYIVPFESASVVKVSINEVVHTLVEALGLVVVVVFLFLQNWRSTLIPVLAIPVSIIGSFIAFIPLGFTINTLTLFGFVLAIGIVVDDAIVVVEAVEVNINERKMSPTDATLEAMREISAPVIAIALILAAVFVPVGFIPGITGRLYQQFAITIAISVLISAFVALSLTPALCTLLLKPHDENAQNKSFLDRGFKKFNDWFGRVTGSYTNGVKRGIRFSRFVVIMLVCIVVGAGLLFRSKPSGFLPTEDEGRIYVTFNLPEGASTERTVAVLQGMMKELQHTKGIAHFAALGGLNAVNFSSKSNSGTIFCQLEPWDDRTDKTLQLQGMMATIQKNMGRFQEATTVVISPPAIPGLGNTGGFSFIFQEREAGGDIHTFDANLQKFLAAIRKRPEISSAFSFFTASTPGYRLDIDRLKAKKLGVSIGDVGNTLRTYLGSAYINDFTLYGRTFRVVAQADSSYRGDMADLGQYYVRNSAGGMVPLSAVTTYVRTEDAPLISHYNLFRAAEINGGAAPGYSSGDAIKALQETAAQTLPQGYGFEFSGLSREELLAGGQTVYIFALSILFVFLFLAALYESWSVPFSVLLAVPVGIFGAILALFFLPKLTNNVYAQIGMITLIGLSAKNAILIIEFAKERVDRGMPLVEATLEAVRLRLRPIIMTSLAFILGILPLVFASGAGAQSRQTLGWTVLGGMLAATGLGIFIVPVLYVIITRFAYGKKKLAELEKNYKPDEEHGGPKKDELEGGIPPEGTQPALA, from the coding sequence ATGATTGCCGAAACCTTTATTCGCCGGCCCGTCACGGCCATCGTAGCCTCGCTGGTTATCGTGCTGGTGGGCTTGCTGGCCATGCGTAGCCTACCCATCGGGCAGTATCCCGAAATTACACCGCCCACAGTGTCGGTTACGGGTACCTACATCGGGGCCGATGCTCAGACCGTGGAGCAAACTGTAGCTACGCCCGTAGAGGTGCAGGTGAACGGTACGCCCGGCATGACCTACCTCCAGAGCAATAGCACCAGCAACGGCCAGATGGCTATGACGGTGAACTTCGACGTGGGCACCGACATCAATATTGCGGCCCTTGACGTGCAGAACCGGGTGGGCATTGCCACCCCTACCCTGCCCCAGGAGGTGCAACGCCTGGGCCTGACCGTGCGCAAGCGCAACCCTAGCATCCTGATGCTGGTGGCCATGTTTGCCCCCAAGGGCAGCCACAACACAACTTTTCTCGATAATTACGCCAACGTGTTCATCAAGGACGCGCTGCTGCGTACGAAGGGGGTAGGCGACATTGTATCGCGGGCCGATGACTTTTCGATGCGCATCTGGCTCAAGCCCGATAAGCTGGCCGCGCTCGGCATCACGGCCGCCGACATTCAGGCCGCGCTAAACGAGCAGAATGCCCAGATTGCGGCCGGCTCGGTGGGCGCGCCACCCGCCCAGAAGGGGCAGTCGTTCGAGTACATCGTGACGGTGCAGGGCCGCCTGGCTACCGTGGAGCAGTTTGGCAACGTCATTGTCAAAACCCGGCCTACCGACGGCTCGCTGGTTTACCTCAAAGATGTGGCCCGCATTGAGTTGGGTAAGTTCAACTACGCCAACAATTCCTACGTGGACGGCAAGCGCGCCGCCTACCTGCTGGTGTACCAGGCACCGGGGGCCAACGCCCTCGAAACCTACGACAACGTGCTGGCCACTATGGACCAGCTCAAAAAGCAGTTTCCGGCCGACCTCGACTATATCGTGCCTTTCGAGTCGGCGAGCGTGGTGAAGGTATCTATCAACGAAGTGGTGCACACGCTGGTGGAGGCCCTGGGGCTGGTAGTAGTGGTGGTGTTTTTATTTCTGCAAAACTGGCGCTCCACGCTCATTCCGGTGCTGGCCATTCCGGTGTCCATTATTGGTTCGTTTATCGCCTTCATTCCGCTGGGCTTTACCATTAATACGCTGACGCTCTTTGGTTTCGTGCTGGCCATCGGCATTGTGGTGGATGATGCCATCGTGGTGGTCGAGGCCGTGGAGGTGAACATCAACGAGCGCAAGATGAGCCCCACAGATGCCACGCTGGAAGCCATGCGCGAGATTTCGGCCCCGGTTATCGCCATCGCACTCATTCTGGCAGCGGTGTTCGTGCCGGTGGGCTTCATTCCGGGCATCACGGGGCGCTTGTACCAGCAGTTTGCCATCACCATCGCCATCTCGGTATTGATTTCAGCCTTCGTGGCTCTTTCGCTCACGCCGGCGCTGTGCACGCTGCTGCTCAAGCCGCACGACGAAAATGCGCAGAATAAGAGCTTTCTTGACAGGGGTTTTAAGAAATTCAACGACTGGTTTGGGCGCGTCACAGGCAGCTATACGAATGGGGTGAAGCGCGGCATCCGGTTTTCGCGCTTTGTGGTCATTATGCTGGTATGCATCGTGGTAGGGGCCGGGCTACTATTTCGCAGCAAGCCCAGCGGCTTTTTGCCCACCGAGGACGAGGGCCGCATCTACGTCACCTTCAACCTGCCCGAAGGCGCTTCCACCGAGCGTACCGTGGCCGTGCTGCAAGGCATGATGAAGGAGTTGCAGCATACGAAAGGCATCGCCCACTTCGCAGCCCTTGGCGGCCTCAACGCGGTTAACTTCTCTTCAAAATCGAACTCCGGCACCATTTTTTGTCAGCTGGAGCCCTGGGACGACCGTACCGACAAAACCTTGCAGCTGCAAGGCATGATGGCGACGATTCAAAAAAACATGGGGCGCTTCCAGGAGGCCACCACGGTTGTGATTTCGCCGCCTGCCATTCCGGGCCTGGGTAATACGGGTGGTTTCTCGTTTATTTTTCAGGAGCGCGAAGCCGGGGGTGATATTCACACTTTCGACGCCAATTTGCAGAAGTTCCTGGCAGCTATTCGCAAGCGGCCCGAAATCTCTTCCGCGTTCTCGTTCTTCACGGCCAGCACGCCGGGCTACCGCCTCGATATCGACCGTCTGAAAGCCAAGAAGCTAGGTGTGTCCATTGGCGACGTCGGCAACACGCTGCGCACCTACCTAGGCAGCGCCTACATCAACGACTTCACGCTCTACGGCCGCACCTTCCGGGTGGTAGCGCAGGCCGACTCGTCGTACCGCGGCGACATGGCCGACCTGGGCCAGTACTACGTGCGCAACAGCGCTGGCGGCATGGTGCCGTTGAGCGCCGTTACTACCTACGTGCGCACTGAGGATGCCCCGCTCATTTCGCACTACAACCTCTTCCGGGCGGCCGAAATCAACGGCGGCGCGGCCCCCGGCTACAGCTCCGGCGACGCCATCAAGGCGTTGCAGGAGACCGCCGCCCAAACCCTACCCCAGGGCTACGGCTTCGAGTTCTCGGGCCTGAGCCGGGAAGAACTACTGGCCGGCGGCCAGACGGTTTACATCTTCGCGCTGTCCATTCTCTTCGTGTTCCTGTTTCTGGCGGCGCTCTACGAAAGCTGGTCGGTGCCGTTTTCGGTGCTGTTGGCCGTGCCGGTGGGCATTTTCGGGGCTATTCTAGCGCTGTTTTTCCTACCCAAGCTTACGAATAACGTGTATGCCCAAATCGGGATGATTACGCTCATCGGCCTCTCGGCCAAGAACGCTATTCTGATTATCGAGTTTGCCAAGGAGCGCGTGGACAGAGGGATGCCACTGGTGGAGGCCACGCTCGAAGCCGTGCGCCTGCGCCTGCGGCCCATTATTATGACCTCGCTGGCCTTCATCCTGGGCATCCTACCCCTGGTATTTGCCTCGGGTGCGGGCGCGCAAAGTCGCCAAACCTTGGGCTGGACGGTACTCGGCGGGATGCTGGCGGCCACCGGCCTGGGCATTTTCATCGTGCCGGTGCTCTACGTCATCATTACCCGCTTCGCCTACGGCAAGAAAAAGCTCGCCGAGCTGGAGAAAAACTACAAGCCCGATGAGGAGCATGGCGGCCCCAAGAAGGACGAGTTGGAAGGTGGGATTCCGCCGGAGGGCACCCAGCCGGCATTGGCGTAG